AGAAGTTCGAGACCGCCTTCGCCGGTCTGATCGAATCGATCGACGCGAAACGATGAGCGACCTGACGGAAGAACGTCCCGAGGACCTGCCGCGCGTCGCCGCGCCGGCCGCGTCGATGTCACATCGGGAGCGCTGGCTGCGCGTCCTGGCCCTGGCTGGTGTCCTCTACGTCTTCCTCATGTCGATCGAACTGATCGGCGACACCTTCAAGCTCATGGGCGACGACTTCGCCCGCGGCCTATTCGAATACACGCTCAATCCCTTCAGCGGACTGCTGACGGGCATCCTGGCCACCAGCATGGTGCAGAGTTCGAGCACGGTGACCTCGATCATCGTGAGTCTGGTGGCGTCGGGCAGTGTGGGGATCGAACAGGCCGTGCCCATGGTGATGGGTGCCAACATCGGCACGAGCATCACCAATACGATCGTCTCGCTCGGCCACATGACCGCGAAGCAGGAGTTCCAGCGGGCCTTCGCCGGGGCCACCGTGCACGATTTCTTCAATCTGCTCGCGGTGGCCGTCTTCCTTCCGCTGGAGCTGGCGACCGGGTTCCTGCACAAGGTCGCCGTGGCCACCAACGAACTGCTCATAGGCCGGGGTGGTGTCGACTTCGACAGTCCGCTGAAGCAGGCGGTCGAGCCGACCGTCGAAATGCTCGAGTCGACGTTGGTCGCCGTGAGCCCGAACAACGTCGTCGCCGCGTTCATCCTGCTGGTCATGGGGCTCGTCCTTCTCATCGGCAGCCTGCGCTACCTGGTCCGGCTGATGAAGTCGCTGATGATGGGCAAGGTCGAGGTGGTGCTGCACCGCTACCTGTTCAAGCATCCGATCCGCGGGATCGTCGTCGGCTCGATCATCACCATCCTCGTGCAGAGCAGCAGTGTGACCACGAGTCTGACCATTCCGCTGCTCGCGGCCGGGTTCGTGAGTGTGGAGAACATCTTCCCCTTCGTGCTCGGCGCGAACGTGGGCACCACCATCACGGCACTGCTCGCGAGCATGGTCACGGGGAGCTCCGAGGCACTCACGGTGGCGTTGTGCCACGTCTACTTCAACATCTTCGGGATCGCGGCGCTGTACTGGTTCCGGCGGATCCCGATCGGTCTGGCCAAGGGGCTAGGGCGCATCGCGGTCCACTCTCCCGGATACGCGATCGGCTACGTTCTCGGCGTGTTCTTCCTCCTGCCCGTCGTGCTGATCTGGATCGCGCGCTAGCCCGGTCTCCGTCGGGCGTGCTCGTCTGGTCCTTGACGAGCGCGGGTGTCGCGGGGGACATTCACGGGCACGTCCTCACACCCGGGGCGGATCGGCTCCTCCTGGTGACATGAATCCGAGAATCCTCTGCACGATCCTGGCCGGGTGCCTCCTGGCGAGTCTCGCGACGCCCGCGGAGGCCCGGGACAGGGCGCCCGACCGCTGGGTGCTCGAATTCGGGCCCTACGTGGGCTACTACGACTTCGACCGGCTGACCGACTACGAGGACTTCGGCCTCTTTGGCGCCCGACTCGGTGCGCAGATGTCGTCGTGGTTGCGGCTCGAGGGCAGCTTCGACGAGGTCTACACCGAGCGCGCGGTCAGCGGGAACAGCGCGCGGCAGGTGAGTTTCGGGCTGCACGCGCGCATCGAGCCCTGGGCGACCCGCTGGGCGCCGTTCCTCCTGGTCGGTGGTGCGCTCGTGATCCTCGACGATTCCGACGACCCGGACTCGTACGGTGAGGCCTACGACGTCGGTCTGGGCCTGCGCTACATGGCCAACCGGCACTGGATGGTGCGCGGCGAGTGGGTGCTGCGGCGCCAGGCCTTCTCTCGCTGGACCGTGCAGCAGGACGAACTGGGCGATCTCGAGCTGGTGGACGACGGCGTGTCGCTGTGGGGCCGGGCCCTGCGGATCGGAGCGAGCTATGTCTTCTAGGCTCGTGCTCGGGATCGTGGCGATGTCCGTGCTCATGGCCGCGCCGGCGTGGGCGCAGCTCGGCGGCCGGGGACTGGAGTTCTCGGTCAACGCGGGTTGGACCGACTTCGACGAGGAGATCCGC
This Candidatus Krumholzibacteriia bacterium DNA region includes the following protein-coding sequences:
- a CDS encoding Na/Pi symporter; this encodes MSDLTEERPEDLPRVAAPAASMSHRERWLRVLALAGVLYVFLMSIELIGDTFKLMGDDFARGLFEYTLNPFSGLLTGILATSMVQSSSTVTSIIVSLVASGSVGIEQAVPMVMGANIGTSITNTIVSLGHMTAKQEFQRAFAGATVHDFFNLLAVAVFLPLELATGFLHKVAVATNELLIGRGGVDFDSPLKQAVEPTVEMLESTLVAVSPNNVVAAFILLVMGLVLLIGSLRYLVRLMKSLMMGKVEVVLHRYLFKHPIRGIVVGSIITILVQSSSVTTSLTIPLLAAGFVSVENIFPFVLGANVGTTITALLASMVTGSSEALTVALCHVYFNIFGIAALYWFRRIPIGLAKGLGRIAVHSPGYAIGYVLGVFFLLPVVLIWIAR
- a CDS encoding outer membrane beta-barrel protein, with protein sequence MNPRILCTILAGCLLASLATPAEARDRAPDRWVLEFGPYVGYYDFDRLTDYEDFGLFGARLGAQMSSWLRLEGSFDEVYTERAVSGNSARQVSFGLHARIEPWATRWAPFLLVGGALVILDDSDDPDSYGEAYDVGLGLRYMANRHWMVRGEWVLRRQAFSRWTVQQDELGDLELVDDGVSLWGRALRIGASYVF